In one window of Vibrio sp. DW001 DNA:
- the rpoD gene encoding RNA polymerase sigma factor RpoD yields the protein MDQNPQSQLKLLVIKGKEQGYLTYAEVNDHLPAEIVDSEQVEDIIQMINDMGIKVVETAPDADEMSINEDNNVTDEDAAEAAAAALSSVESEIGRTTDPVRMYMREMGTVELLTREGEIDIAKRIEDGINQVQCSVAEYPGTISYILEQFDKVQAEELRLTDIISGFVDPNDDGSAAPTATHIGSELTGSNLADSDKEKDEKSDDDEDEEEEDTGIDPELALEKFTGLRNTYQDMQLAINEHGRDSKITANAKEALLEVFREFRLIPKQFDYLVNELRTSMDRVRTQERLIIRQCVEYGKMPKKTFVQAFTGNESSDAWLDKVLASEKPYAEKIKRNEEDIRRSIYKLRVIEKQTSLPVQVIKDISRRMSIGEAKARRAKKEMVEANLRLVISIAKKYTNRGLQFLDLIQEGNIGLMKAVDKFEYRRGYKFSTYATWWIRQAITRSIADQARTIRIPVHMIETINKLNRISRQMLQEMGREPLPEELAERMQMPEDKIRKVLKIAKEPISMETPIGDDEDSHLGDFIEDTTLELPLDSATSGSLKVATKDVLAGLTPREAKVLRMRFGIDMNTDHTLEEVGKQFDVTRERIRQIEAKALRKLRHPSRSETLRSFLDE from the coding sequence ATGGATCAAAATCCGCAGTCACAGCTAAAGTTACTTGTCATTAAGGGTAAGGAACAAGGCTATCTGACGTACGCCGAAGTAAATGATCACCTACCTGCAGAAATCGTAGATTCTGAACAGGTAGAAGATATCATTCAAATGATCAACGACATGGGTATTAAAGTCGTTGAAACTGCACCTGACGCAGATGAAATGTCCATCAATGAAGATAATAACGTCACTGATGAAGACGCTGCTGAAGCTGCCGCTGCTGCACTCTCGAGTGTAGAAAGCGAAATTGGCCGCACTACCGACCCAGTTCGTATGTATATGCGTGAAATGGGCACAGTAGAGCTGTTAACTCGTGAAGGCGAAATTGACATTGCTAAGCGTATTGAAGATGGTATTAACCAAGTTCAATGCTCTGTAGCAGAGTACCCAGGTACTATCTCTTATATCCTTGAACAATTTGATAAAGTTCAGGCTGAAGAGTTACGCCTAACAGACATTATCTCTGGTTTTGTAGACCCGAATGATGATGGTTCTGCTGCTCCTACCGCGACTCACATCGGCTCTGAACTTACTGGATCTAACTTAGCAGATTCAGACAAAGAAAAAGACGAAAAAAGCGACGATGATGAAGACGAGGAAGAAGAAGACACGGGTATTGACCCTGAACTTGCTTTAGAAAAATTCACTGGTCTTCGAAATACTTATCAAGATATGCAACTCGCCATCAATGAGCATGGCCGCGATAGCAAAATAACAGCTAACGCAAAAGAAGCGCTACTTGAAGTATTTAGAGAGTTCCGTCTGATCCCTAAACAGTTTGATTACCTAGTAAATGAACTGCGTACTTCAATGGATCGTGTTCGTACACAAGAGCGTTTAATTATTCGCCAATGTGTTGAATACGGAAAAATGCCTAAGAAGACGTTTGTTCAAGCATTTACCGGTAACGAATCTTCTGACGCATGGCTAGATAAAGTACTTGCTTCAGAAAAACCTTATGCGGAAAAGATAAAACGCAATGAAGAAGACATTCGTCGTAGCATATATAAACTACGAGTTATCGAAAAACAAACTTCACTGCCAGTTCAAGTTATAAAAGATATCAGCCGTCGTATGTCAATTGGTGAAGCGAAAGCACGCCGAGCGAAGAAAGAGATGGTTGAAGCGAACTTACGTTTGGTTATTTCTATCGCGAAGAAATACACTAACCGTGGCCTACAATTCTTGGACCTAATCCAAGAAGGTAACATTGGCCTAATGAAAGCGGTAGATAAGTTCGAATATCGCCGTGGTTATAAGTTCTCTACTTACGCAACATGGTGGATTCGTCAGGCGATTACACGTTCTATTGCTGACCAAGCTCGTACCATCCGTATTCCGGTTCACATGATCGAAACGATCAATAAACTGAACCGCATCTCTCGCCAAATGTTGCAAGAGATGGGTCGTGAGCCGCTTCCGGAAGAGCTAGCAGAACGCATGCAAATGCCAGAAGACAAGATCCGCAAAGTACTGAAAATCGCTAAAGAGCCAATCTCTATGGAGACACCAATCGGTGACGACGAAGATTCGCACTTAGGTGACTTTATCGAGGATACCACTTTAGAACTTCCGCTAGATTCAGCTACTTCTGGTAGCTTGAAAGTAGCAACGAAAGATGTTCTAGCTGGCCTAACTCCTCGTGAAGCGAAAGTACTGCGTATGCGCTTTGGTATCGACATGAACACTGACCATACCCTAGAAGAGGTTGGTAAGCAGTTCGATGTTACGCGTGAACGTATTCGTCAGATCGAAGCAAAGGCGTTACGTAAACTTCGTCACCCTAGCCGTTCAGAAACTCTGCGTAGTTTCTTAGACGAGTAA
- a CDS encoding IS3 family transposase (programmed frameshift), translating into MDNPTPNRARRSQRDYSLGFKLAVVNQVEKGDFTYKQAQKYYGIQGRSTVLVWLRKHGKLDWSKPIYVPNMLKSKETPAQKIKRLERQLEEEKMKNIVLNGMVDIMDKEYGAGLRKKLLIRTLWQAKEKGQVKLAPACRALGMTAQCVYQAIKRIQNRAKKLEPVRECVMYWRKYMPRIWARKLYQLIKPELEKQGIKLGRDGLFRYLREQGMLVQPRKSYTKTTNSNHWMRKHPNLLKEHSPKTPEEVFVSDITYVESEQGVHYLSLVTGAYSRKIMGYELSNEMKATDVVKALNMAVKNRQYSRNAIHHSDRGLQYCSGVYQTALTRSGIKPSMTDGYDCYQNALAERINGILKQEFLLYKCRGLDELKLLVDESIQIYNEMRPHLSLGMETPNEVHKKGQSEKLLTFY; encoded by the exons ATGGACAATCCAACACCCAACCGAGCTCGACGCTCACAAAGAGATTACTCATTAGGCTTTAAATTGGCAGTAGTCAATCAAGTTGAAAAAGGCGATTTCACCTACAAGCAAGCTCAAAAATACTATGGCATCCAGGGGCGCAGCACCGTGCTCGTGTGGTTAAGAAAGCATGGTAAACTAGATTGGTCGAAACCAATTTATGTACCCAATATGCTTAAATCAAAAGAGACTCCAGCTCAAAAAATCAAGCGCCTCGAACGTCAACTAGAAGAAGAGAAAATGAAGAATATCGTCCTCAATGGGATGGTTGATATCATGGATAAAGAATACGGGGCAGGTCTAAGAAAAAAGT TACTTATCCGAACCCTCTGGCAAGCCAAAGAAAAGGGACAAGTAAAACTCGCTCCTGCTTGTCGCGCTCTAGGGATGACTGCTCAATGTGTTTATCAAGCGATCAAACGGATACAAAATAGAGCTAAGAAACTCGAACCTGTTCGAGAGTGCGTGATGTACTGGCGCAAATATATGCCACGAATTTGGGCTAGAAAGCTTTACCAACTAATTAAGCCAGAACTGGAAAAACAAGGTATCAAGCTTGGTAGGGATGGGTTATTTCGTTACTTAAGAGAACAAGGAATGCTTGTCCAACCTCGTAAAAGTTATACGAAAACGACGAATAGTAACCACTGGATGCGCAAGCATCCGAACTTACTTAAAGAGCATTCCCCCAAAACACCTGAAGAAGTATTTGTTAGCGATATTACTTATGTGGAATCAGAGCAAGGAGTACATTATTTGTCTTTGGTCACTGGTGCTTACAGCAGGAAAATAATGGGATATGAATTAAGTAACGAGATGAAGGCAACAGATGTCGTCAAAGCACTGAATATGGCCGTCAAGAATCGGCAATACAGCCGTAATGCCATTCATCATTCAGATAGAGGACTACAATATTGCTCTGGTGTTTATCAGACAGCATTGACAAGAAGCGGAATTAAGCCATCGATGACAGATGGGTATGACTGTTATCAAAATGCCCTTGCAGAGCGTATAAATGGCATACTGAAACAGGAGTTTTTGTTGTACAAGTGCCGAGGACTTGATGAATTAAAACTGCTCGTTGATGAATCAATACAGATATATAATGAAATGAGACCGCATTTAAGCTTGGGAATGGAGACACCAAACGAGGTGCACAAAAAAGGTCAGAGCGAAAAGCTTCTGACCTTCTATTAA
- the nagB gene encoding glucosamine-6-phosphate deaminase — translation MRFIPLDSGEQVAQWSALYIINKINEFGPTPERPFVLGLPTGGTPLATYRCLIDLFKAGEISFENVVTFNMDEYVGLPQEHPESYHSFMYKNLFNDIDIKEENIHLLNGNAADLEAECSAYEDKIQSFGGIDLFLGGVGVDGHIAFNEAGSSLSSLTRSMKLTHSTKEANSRFFDNDVNNVPDYALTIGVATLLSAKEVMILASGHNKALAVQHAVEGNITHIWTVTALQLHRHAIIVADQYAQQELKLKTIKYYQDIESFS, via the coding sequence ATGAGATTTATTCCTTTAGACAGCGGTGAGCAGGTTGCTCAATGGTCTGCTCTTTATATTATTAACAAAATCAATGAATTTGGTCCAACCCCTGAACGCCCATTTGTATTAGGGCTTCCAACAGGAGGAACACCTTTAGCCACCTATCGCTGCCTAATTGATTTATTTAAAGCGGGCGAAATCAGTTTTGAAAATGTCGTTACCTTTAATATGGATGAGTATGTTGGGTTACCTCAAGAACACCCAGAGTCATATCATTCTTTTATGTACAAAAATTTGTTTAATGACATTGATATTAAGGAAGAAAACATCCACCTTCTTAACGGTAATGCTGCTGATCTAGAAGCGGAATGCTCTGCATATGAAGACAAAATTCAATCATTTGGCGGAATCGATCTTTTCCTTGGTGGAGTTGGCGTTGATGGTCATATTGCTTTCAACGAGGCTGGCTCATCGTTGTCTTCCCTTACTCGTTCGATGAAACTGACGCATTCTACAAAAGAAGCGAACTCACGTTTCTTTGACAATGATGTAAATAACGTCCCTGATTATGCATTAACGATCGGTGTGGCTACGTTGTTGTCTGCAAAAGAAGTGATGATTCTTGCTTCTGGTCATAACAAAGCGCTTGCTGTCCAGCATGCCGTTGAAGGTAACATTACTCATATATGGACAGTCACCGCTCTTCAATTACACAGGCACGCTATTATTGTTGCCGACCAATATGCACAACAGGAATTGAAGCTAAAAACTATCAAATATTATCAAGATATTGAGAGTTTTTCTTAA